AACCGAAAAGGCATACAAAGCACTACGTCTAGCAATGGCACTTCAATAAGAATATGGAGAAAAATAAGCATCAAAATATTTTTATTAGCTAATGCTGTTACCTGTGGATTGTCAAATCAAAGAAATACCAATGGCCATTATAACATTGAAAGAATACTGAAAATTAAAGAATTGTGGAGGCTGTTTGGAAGTACGAAGTATAGACCAAATAGAGTTTATTAAAGGTGTAGAATTAAGTAATATGAAATAATTTACCCAATAGACATTTTAATCTAATAAAGTGTTGTCTTAAAAAAAAATAAAATCGTAATGAGCGAAAAAAACATACAATTAGGTTTAAAAGAAAATTGGAAACAATTTACATTATTATTAATAGTGAATGCTTTTGTTGGCGGTATGGTAGGTTTAGAGCGTACTATACTTCCAGAATTAGCAGAAAAAGAATTTTTGGTAATTTCGACTTCGGTAATACTATCATTTATCATTGTATTTGGTGTGGTAAAAGCCATTACCAATTATTTTACTGGTGTATTAGCCAATCGTGTAGGGCGTAAAAATTTATTGATAATTGGATGGATTATAGCCATTCCAATTCCATTTATTTTAATGTATGCCCAACATTGGAACTGGGTTATTTTCGCCAATGTACTTTTAGGAATAAATCAAGGATTAACTTGGTCGAGTACCGTAGTAATGAAAATTGATTTGGTGGGTGAGAAACATAGAGGTTTAGCTATGGGACTCAACGAGTCTTTTGGTTATTTTTCTATTGCATTAGTGGCATTTACTACCGGATGGATTGCTTCAGAATACGGTTTACGTCCTTACCCTTTTTATCAAGGTGTTGGTTTTGTTGTATTAGGATTATTAATGAGTATCTTTTTTATTAAAGATACGGCAAAACACGTAGCATCAGAAACAAAGAAAAACACAATAAAACCTCTTAAAAACATCTTTTGGGAAACAACTTGGAAAGATCAAAATTTAGGGTCTATTTCTCAAGCAGGGTTTGTTAATAACCTAAACGACGGTATGATTTGGGGTGTTTTACCTATTATTCTAGCGAGCAAAGGTTTTAATTTAAAAAACATTTCAATTATTGTAGCTGTATATCCAGCAATTTGGGGAATAGGACAATTAGTAACCGGAAAACTATCCGATCATTACAATAAAAAAATGATGCTTTTTATAGGAATGGCAATACAAGGTTTGGCACTTATTTTTATGTTTTGGGCAACAAGTTACCTTCAATTTATCATTCTCTCGTCGCTTTTAGGTGCAGGTACAGCTATTGTATATCCAACATTTTTATCGGCAATTGCAAGTTTTACAAACCCAAATCAAAGAGCACAAAGTATTGGTACTTTTAGGCTATGGAGAGATTTAGGCTATGCCTTTGGAGCCTTATTAACTATTATTATAACACAATTTTTTGATGTTGATATTACCATTATCGCAATTGGAATATTAACTGTAATATCATCAATCATTATAAAAATAAGAATGTCATAATCATGAAAACACCTTTTATTTACCTCGATTATAATGCCTCTACACCAAACGATCCAAGAGTTGTAGATGCTATGCTCCCATTTCTTACAAATCATTATGGCAACCCTTCAAGCATTCACACCCAGGGCATAAAAGCAAAAGAAGCTATTGAAAAGGCACGTACACAGGTAGCTAACTTATTAGCAGCATCTCCCGAAGAAATTATATTTACCAGTGGCGGAACAGAATCAAATAATTATGCCATTATTGGTAGTGCAATGGCAAATAAAAAAAAAGGGAATCATATTATTACTTCAACAGTGGAGCATCCTGCAGTAATTGAAGTCTGTAAATATTTGGAAACACAAGGCTTTAAAATCTCATATATTGATGTAGATAATGATGGAGTTGTTAATATTGAATCGTTAAAAAAGGCAATTTCACCAAACACCATATTAATTACCATTATGCATGCCAATAATGAAGTTGGTAGTATTAACCCCATAAAAGAGATTGGAGAAATTGCTAAACAACACAACATTGTTTTTCATACAGATGCCTCACAATCTGTTGGGAAAATTAAAACCAATGTAACCGATTTAAATATTGATTTATTAACCATAGCAGGACATAAAATTTATGCACCAAAAGGAATTGGAGCTTTGTACATAAAAAAAGGAATTAAGCTAACTAAATTATTGCACGGAGCTAGTCATGAATCTAACAAGCGACCAGGTACCGAAAATGTAGTACAAATAGTTGGTTTAGGAAAAGCTCTCGAAATTGCACATCAAGAATTTGATAAAAACACTTCAAATATGAAAGCAATGCGAGATTATTTGTTAGAAAAAATCAATACGTTAAACTTTGATGCTGTTGTTAATGGCGATTTAGAAAAATCGTTGCCAAATACATTAAATATGAGTTTTAAAAATATTGATGCAAATGCAGTAATTTATGAACTTCGAAACAAGGTAGCCTTATCTGCAGGTTCTGCCTGTCATTCGGGAACTGCAAACCTATCTAATGTTTTAAAAGCGACATTATCCGATTATAATTATGCCAATGGAACATTTAGATTTTCGTTAGGAAAAAATACTAATAAGCAGGAAATAGATGATGCAATTATTCACTTTAAAATAGCATTTAATAAATTGAAACTTAAGACGTAAAATTATCATTAAAATATAAAGCCCAGTTGCTAACAACGTGCATAAGTAATAGCGATTTGAGTTTTAATTCAAGTCGCTATTCTTTTTTTTAATGTAAATTACTTTCTGAAAAGTAGTGTATATAAATTCGCTACTACTCATACACGTACGTGTACTGGAGCTTGAAATCTAAAACACGTTATAGTTCTCCTCTTTTTCTATCTAAAGATATTTAATACAAACTAAAGAAACACGTTAGCAATAATTAAAAAACGAGCACAAAATATAATTTAACAACCCAAACATGAAATCAAGAAAATTATTAATGATCCCTGGCCCAATAGAATTTGAAAGTGAAGTGCTACAATGTATGGCAATACCAACTCCTAGCCATGTTGATCCTGATTTTATAGACACCTTCTCAAATAGCTTGAAACTAATGAAAGAGGTCTTTCAATGCCCATCTGGTCAAGCATTCATAGTAGCTGGAACAGGAACACTTGCTATGGACATGGCTGCGGCTAACCTCATCGAAGCTGGAGACAAAGCCCTTGTAATATCTACAGGCTACTTTGGTCTACGTTATGCTGAAATTCTAAAAAGATATGGAGCTGAAGTAGATATACTTGAAGCGGAACTTGGCGATATTGTATCTATGGAACGTATCGAACAACAACTCAAATTCAAAAGCTATAAACTTTTAACCTTTACACATGTTGACACATCAACAGCTGTGTTAAACGATGCTAAAAGTATAGGTACCTTAGGTAAAAAACACAAGGTACTGACAGTTCTTGATGGTGTTTGTTCTGTTGCAGCTGAAGAAATTAAGCAAGAAGAATGGGATATTGATGTAGTACTTACTGCCTCTCAAAAAGCAGTAGGTGTTCCTCCAGGACTCGCACTTTTAGTTGCTTCTCAAAATGCAATTAAAGCATTTGAACAGCGAACAAGTCCAGTTGCTAATTACTATGGAGATTGGACTAATTGGTTACCCGTAATGAAAGCTTATGAAGATAGAAAAGCATCTTATTTTGGTACACCCGCGGTTAATCTTGTAATAGCTTTAGAGAAAAGTCTACAGCTCATTGTAAAGGAGGGCTTAGATAATCGTTTCAACCGACACCAAAGAGCAGGCAAAGCTATCCGAGCTGCAATTGAAGCTTTAGGCTTAGGTATGCTATCAAAAAATGAACAAGTTTCTGCAAACGCATTATCAGCCCCTTTATATCCAAGTCAAATGGACCCTGCTACATTTCTACAAACAGTAAATCAAGAAGGTATAATATTAGCAGGAGGACTTTTACCAGAATTAAAAAACAATTACTTTAGAATTGGACACATGGGATCAGTAAACAAAAGCGATTTACTAGCAACAATAGGAGCAATTGAAACAGCATTGATGAACAATGGGTATTCACATGAATTAGGAATTGGAACAGCCCAAATATTAAAGCATTTCTAATTATAATAGTTAAATGATCTTTTTTACAAATACAAATACTAAAACTAATGCCAACAAAGGTAATCGTTGCACAAGTACTAAAAAAGTATAAATAATAATATAAAAGCTCCTTTTTAAGGAGTTTTTATATTTAAGAGAAGAAAGTGTTTTTCTTAATTAACAAGGAAGACAGGTGCTTATTTCGAAGCTTAAAAAAAGTTTTAAGTCATTCAGATAACAACACAATGCTCCTGCATCGTTTTTTACCTTTTTAACAATGAATTTTAAGTATTTCTTTAAATTATAAGCAACAGCGGATAAGTGCATTGCCTTATTTTGCTTGTTTTTCTTTCTGATTTATATCTCTTTAATTTAACCTTTTTATTAAATAGCTAACTTAATCGATGTATGAAACAAAATCTATCACCTCAAAAACAAACACTTGTATTCATTTATTAAGGCTACTAAGTTTTTAATTTGGCTTTAAAACGGATAAGTTAAATCAAAATATAAAAAATTGACTATGTGCTAAATCCAAAAATGTAGTATCTTTTTACACGCTACGTTTCATATACTGAGCCGAAGCTAACATTAACGAAATTAGTCCTAGTTAGTTAAATTAAATCTGTAGATAGCAAAAAAGACATGCTAAACCCTATTAAATTATTTGACATATGCAATAGTAATGGATATCGAAATCCAAAAGATACTCTAATATATCCATAAATTATGGCACTCATTAATTGTGGTAAAGTTAGAATAGGAAGTAAGAGAGTATTAGTCCAGTTTAACTCGTATTTCGAGTAATGTAACCAAGCAAAAAACAAACAAACAAACAAACGATATAATAAATACCTCTAAAATTATTACTCCAAAAGATAATCAATCCATTTTTTATTGACTTGATATTGAATATAAAATAAAGAACTATTCCTAATGAAGTTGAAACAGCAACCCTTATAAAAAAACTCTCATCTACAGAGCTAATTTTGGTGTAAAATACAATTTTGGTCAAAATATAATAGCAAAAAACACTTGATGTCAAAGCCAAATAAATGGGTTTGAATATTAATGAAAGCCTAAAAAGAGTTTCTTCAAGAAACGGTAGAATTACTACTCCTACTAACAAAAGTATAATTGGAGTAAAACGTTCAGACATATTTCCTTTTTGTATGTTTTCTGGATCATATACAACTGCAAAAAACAAAACAACAGGAATCAAGAAAAGCATTTTTAAAATCAGTAAACCAATAGTATCATAAATTTTCTGCTTTGTTGATTTTGTGCTGTTTTTCTCGTTTGTAGGATT
This genomic stretch from Tenacibaculum sp. Bg11-29 harbors:
- a CDS encoding MFS transporter, which encodes MSEKNIQLGLKENWKQFTLLLIVNAFVGGMVGLERTILPELAEKEFLVISTSVILSFIIVFGVVKAITNYFTGVLANRVGRKNLLIIGWIIAIPIPFILMYAQHWNWVIFANVLLGINQGLTWSSTVVMKIDLVGEKHRGLAMGLNESFGYFSIALVAFTTGWIASEYGLRPYPFYQGVGFVVLGLLMSIFFIKDTAKHVASETKKNTIKPLKNIFWETTWKDQNLGSISQAGFVNNLNDGMIWGVLPIILASKGFNLKNISIIVAVYPAIWGIGQLVTGKLSDHYNKKMMLFIGMAIQGLALIFMFWATSYLQFIILSSLLGAGTAIVYPTFLSAIASFTNPNQRAQSIGTFRLWRDLGYAFGALLTIIITQFFDVDITIIAIGILTVISSIIIKIRMS
- a CDS encoding cysteine desulfurase family protein, whose product is MKTPFIYLDYNASTPNDPRVVDAMLPFLTNHYGNPSSIHTQGIKAKEAIEKARTQVANLLAASPEEIIFTSGGTESNNYAIIGSAMANKKKGNHIITSTVEHPAVIEVCKYLETQGFKISYIDVDNDGVVNIESLKKAISPNTILITIMHANNEVGSINPIKEIGEIAKQHNIVFHTDASQSVGKIKTNVTDLNIDLLTIAGHKIYAPKGIGALYIKKGIKLTKLLHGASHESNKRPGTENVVQIVGLGKALEIAHQEFDKNTSNMKAMRDYLLEKINTLNFDAVVNGDLEKSLPNTLNMSFKNIDANAVIYELRNKVALSAGSACHSGTANLSNVLKATLSDYNYANGTFRFSLGKNTNKQEIDDAIIHFKIAFNKLKLKT
- a CDS encoding alanine--glyoxylate aminotransferase family protein — translated: MKSRKLLMIPGPIEFESEVLQCMAIPTPSHVDPDFIDTFSNSLKLMKEVFQCPSGQAFIVAGTGTLAMDMAAANLIEAGDKALVISTGYFGLRYAEILKRYGAEVDILEAELGDIVSMERIEQQLKFKSYKLLTFTHVDTSTAVLNDAKSIGTLGKKHKVLTVLDGVCSVAAEEIKQEEWDIDVVLTASQKAVGVPPGLALLVASQNAIKAFEQRTSPVANYYGDWTNWLPVMKAYEDRKASYFGTPAVNLVIALEKSLQLIVKEGLDNRFNRHQRAGKAIRAAIEALGLGMLSKNEQVSANALSAPLYPSQMDPATFLQTVNQEGIILAGGLLPELKNNYFRIGHMGSVNKSDLLATIGAIETALMNNGYSHELGIGTAQILKHF